The Ensifer adhaerens genome contains a region encoding:
- a CDS encoding isobutyryl-CoA dehydrogenase, with the protein MDFRLSEEQEAIRQMALDFARDEIAPHAIDWDQQKYFPVDTLRGAAALGMAGIYVRDDVGGTGLTRLDAAIIIEALATGCPAVASFVSIHNMCSGMIDRYGTDEQRQRLLPKLLTMEVLASYCLTEPGSGSDAAALKTKAVKDGNDYVLTGQKQFISGAGESGLYVIMARTGEDGPKGISTFVVEKDAPGLTFGANEKKMGWHVQPTRAVMLDGVRVSSENRLGAEGDGFKIAMGGLDGGRLNIAAASLGGAQSAFEKALAYVQERRAFGKAIGEFQALQFRLADMATDLEIARTFLWRAASALDAGDPEATKLCAMAKRFVTDRCFAVANDALQLHGGYGYLADYGVEKIVRDLRVHQILEGTNEIMRLIVARSLIGRK; encoded by the coding sequence ATGGATTTTCGCCTGTCGGAGGAGCAGGAGGCCATTCGTCAGATGGCGCTCGATTTCGCGCGTGACGAGATTGCCCCTCATGCGATCGACTGGGATCAGCAGAAGTATTTTCCGGTCGACACGCTGCGCGGCGCTGCAGCGCTCGGCATGGCCGGCATCTACGTCCGCGACGACGTCGGCGGCACGGGGCTGACGCGGCTCGATGCGGCCATCATCATCGAGGCGCTCGCGACCGGTTGCCCGGCCGTCGCCTCCTTCGTTTCGATCCACAACATGTGCTCCGGCATGATCGACCGTTACGGCACGGACGAACAGCGCCAGCGGTTGCTGCCGAAGCTTTTGACGATGGAGGTGCTCGCGAGCTACTGCCTGACAGAGCCCGGCTCGGGCTCGGATGCGGCAGCGCTGAAGACCAAGGCGGTGAAGGACGGCAACGACTATGTCTTGACCGGCCAGAAGCAGTTCATCTCCGGCGCCGGCGAATCCGGCCTCTACGTGATCATGGCGCGAACCGGCGAGGACGGCCCCAAGGGCATCTCCACCTTCGTGGTCGAGAAGGATGCGCCAGGCCTGACATTCGGCGCCAATGAAAAGAAGATGGGCTGGCACGTCCAGCCGACCCGGGCCGTCATGCTCGATGGCGTGCGCGTGTCCTCAGAAAACCGGCTCGGCGCGGAGGGTGATGGCTTCAAGATCGCCATGGGCGGGCTTGACGGCGGCCGCTTGAACATCGCCGCTGCGTCCCTCGGCGGCGCCCAATCCGCTTTCGAAAAGGCGTTAGCTTACGTGCAGGAGCGCCGCGCCTTCGGCAAGGCGATCGGCGAATTCCAGGCCCTGCAGTTCCGCCTCGCCGACATGGCGACCGATCTCGAAATTGCCCGCACTTTCCTCTGGCGTGCCGCCTCGGCACTGGATGCCGGCGATCCCGAAGCGACGAAACTCTGCGCCATGGCCAAGCGCTTCGTCACCGACCGCTGCTTTGCCGTCGCCAACGACGCCCTGCAGCTTCACGGCGGCTACGGCTATCTCGCCGACTATGGCGTCGAGAAGATTGTCAGGGACCTCCGGGTGCACCAGATCCTCGAGGGCACCAACGAGATAATGCGCCTCATTGTTGCGCGTTCGCTTATCGGCCGGAAGTAG
- a CDS encoding enoyl-CoA hydratase/isomerase family protein, whose product MDMQAPEVIVERQGAIGRIRLNRTRALNSLNVPMIRLIAAALTEFENDPAVAAVLVTGEGERGLCAGGDIRMIYESGRERPEEGAQFWREEFVVNSRISGYRKPYIAIMDGIVMGGGVGISAHGSHRIVTERTRLAMPETGIGYFPDVGATWLLPKAPGEFGTYLGLTGRDIGAADAIHARLADSFVTSDKLEVLIADLAALPSSAGSAEVDAVLAAHSSEAPATALQAQFSLIDRCFAFDTVEEILAALEADGSDFAKETLGLLHSRSALSMKLTLDLLRAGRRSASLNDCLEREYSATLGMLSNDDFYEGVRAAVIDKDRNPKWSVGLDDATPALLSRFAGKDHPPLF is encoded by the coding sequence ATGGACATGCAGGCGCCTGAAGTCATCGTAGAGCGGCAGGGAGCGATCGGCAGAATCAGGCTGAACCGGACACGCGCGCTCAACAGCCTCAACGTCCCAATGATCCGGCTGATCGCGGCGGCCCTGACCGAATTCGAAAATGATCCGGCGGTCGCTGCTGTGCTTGTCACGGGCGAGGGCGAACGCGGGCTCTGCGCCGGTGGTGATATCCGCATGATCTATGAGAGTGGCCGCGAGCGGCCGGAGGAGGGCGCGCAGTTCTGGCGCGAGGAGTTTGTCGTCAACAGCCGTATCTCTGGCTACCGCAAGCCGTACATTGCGATCATGGATGGCATCGTCATGGGCGGCGGCGTCGGGATTTCCGCCCACGGCAGCCATCGCATTGTCACCGAACGCACCCGGCTTGCGATGCCCGAGACCGGTATCGGCTATTTCCCCGATGTCGGCGCCACCTGGCTTTTGCCGAAGGCACCCGGCGAGTTCGGAACCTATCTGGGTCTGACCGGCCGGGATATCGGTGCGGCCGATGCGATCCATGCGCGCCTTGCGGACAGTTTTGTCACCTCGGACAAGCTGGAAGTTCTCATCGCCGATCTTGCCGCGCTGCCGTCGAGTGCGGGCAGCGCTGAGGTTGATGCGGTGCTTGCAGCGCATTCGTCGGAGGCTCCGGCAACAGCGCTTCAGGCGCAATTCAGCTTGATCGACCGCTGCTTCGCCTTCGATACGGTCGAGGAAATTCTGGCAGCGCTCGAGGCGGACGGCTCCGATTTCGCAAAGGAAACGCTGGGGCTGCTCCACTCCCGTTCTGCGCTCAGCATGAAGCTGACGCTCGACCTCCTGCGCGCGGGGCGTCGCAGCGCATCACTGAACGACTGCCTGGAGCGGGAGTACTCTGCGACACTTGGCATGCTTTCCAACGATGATTTCTATGAAGGCGTGCGTGCTGCGGTGATCGACAAGGACCGCAATCCGAAATGGTCGGTTGGGCTCGACGACGCCACGCCGGCATTGCTGTCGCGTTTTGCCGGGAAGGATCATCCGCCGCTGTTCTAG
- the mmsB gene encoding 3-hydroxyisobutyrate dehydrogenase, whose product MTKIAFIGLGNMGGPMAANLVKAGHAVTGFDLSEASRSAAAKTGVSVAGSIAHAVRGAECVITMLPAGAHVLYVWDELLGFVDPGTLLIDSSTIDVDSARKAHALAEKIGCPSLDAPVSGGTGGAAAGTLTFMVGGSDEAFARGKPLLDAMGKKIVHCGGTGAGQAAKICNNMILGISMAGVCEAFVLAERLGLSHQALFDVASTSSGQCWSLTSYCPVPGPVPTSPANNDYKPGFAASLMLKDLKLSQQAASAAGATTPMGAQAAQLYSMFETLGHGGEDFSALIRLLRGSDAAKAG is encoded by the coding sequence ATGACGAAGATCGCCTTTATCGGGCTCGGCAATATGGGCGGGCCGATGGCCGCCAATCTGGTGAAGGCAGGCCATGCGGTGACCGGCTTCGACCTGTCGGAGGCCTCCCGCAGCGCCGCGGCGAAAACCGGGGTTTCCGTCGCCGGTTCGATCGCGCACGCGGTGCGCGGCGCCGAATGCGTGATCACGATGCTGCCCGCCGGCGCTCATGTCCTCTATGTCTGGGACGAGCTCCTCGGCTTCGTCGATCCGGGCACGCTCCTGATCGACAGTTCGACGATCGACGTCGACAGCGCCCGCAAGGCGCATGCCCTTGCCGAAAAGATCGGCTGCCCTTCCCTCGATGCGCCGGTTTCCGGTGGAACCGGTGGGGCCGCGGCCGGCACGCTCACCTTCATGGTCGGTGGCAGCGACGAAGCTTTTGCCCGTGGCAAGCCTCTGCTCGATGCCATGGGCAAGAAGATCGTCCATTGCGGCGGAACCGGCGCCGGCCAGGCCGCGAAGATCTGCAACAACATGATCCTCGGCATCTCGATGGCCGGCGTTTGCGAGGCCTTTGTGCTTGCGGAGCGGCTGGGGCTCTCGCATCAGGCATTGTTCGACGTTGCCTCGACCTCATCGGGACAATGCTGGTCGCTGACCAGCTATTGCCCGGTCCCGGGTCCGGTTCCAACCTCGCCCGCCAACAACGACTACAAGCCTGGCTTTGCTGCGAGTCTGATGTTGAAGGATCTGAAGCTTTCGCAGCAGGCCGCAAGTGCGGCGGGTGCGACGACGCCGATGGGCGCGCAGGCGGCTCAGCTCTATTCGATGTTCGAGACGCTCGGTCACGGCGGCGAGGACTTTTCTGCTCTGATCCGGCTGTTGCGTGGCAGTGACGCGGCAAAGGCCGGATAG
- a CDS encoding LysE family translocator: MHEFAILVTILGVFLLGAMSPGPSFIVVSRIAIARSRADGMMAAVGMGIGGFLFACIAVAGLTAILLQVEWLNMLLRLAGGAYLVWIGIGIWRAAPQTIAIADTPADQPSTLWRSLLRGLFVQISNPKTAIFYASMFAALLPSPTPTWMLLALPPLLFINEFVWYAIVALGFSSRAPRVVYLRSKTWIDRAAGAVVGALGIKLMADSVKTIG; encoded by the coding sequence ATGCATGAATTCGCAATTCTTGTGACCATCCTGGGCGTCTTTCTCCTTGGAGCCATGAGCCCTGGCCCAAGCTTTATCGTGGTGTCGCGCATTGCGATCGCCCGGTCACGCGCCGACGGAATGATGGCGGCAGTTGGCATGGGAATTGGCGGCTTTCTGTTCGCCTGCATTGCGGTCGCCGGCCTCACAGCGATCCTCCTTCAAGTGGAATGGCTCAACATGCTGCTGAGGCTCGCCGGTGGCGCGTACCTTGTCTGGATCGGCATCGGCATCTGGCGTGCTGCACCCCAGACGATAGCGATCGCCGATACGCCCGCCGATCAACCAAGCACGCTGTGGAGATCTCTGCTGCGAGGCCTTTTCGTGCAGATCTCCAATCCGAAGACGGCCATCTTCTACGCCTCCATGTTCGCTGCGCTGTTGCCTTCTCCGACGCCCACCTGGATGCTGCTGGCGCTGCCGCCACTGCTCTTCATCAACGAGTTCGTGTGGTATGCGATCGTCGCCCTCGGCTTTTCTTCACGCGCACCGCGGGTCGTCTATCTGCGCTCGAAGACCTGGATTGACCGTGCCGCTGGCGCTGTCGTGGGCGCGCTGGGCATAAAGCTGATGGCCGACAGCGTTAAAACTATCGGCTAA
- a CDS encoding OmpA family protein, whose protein sequence is MRKKHKQQIEEQQPAAEEGTPQQAEEQPVPVPRKRKQQAEGRQPEEQKALEQRAAPQGETTADQQAGEDELLPVPGSEQPATAEQRQGEELQAKPAPIVVDKRTKEEKRKIAEDPAATDETVVLPVENGAAVLDSDKDADNSGGNPAREARRKQREALRSQDQNLAPPADDAAAQAEIPAEVRQAVPQRIEAAIKEEGRRIEAAPVFAVPETTNIINNTVVNNTVINNTTVNNTTNHDVTEVQVVERLDDRVVLGVGDQIFVRGDDRPRLRHDAQEAYYDELPRGRVRETIVRPGGYRIVTVYDRYGDILQRSRVDGDGNEYVLMYAPEYQEDRRPAIVDVGYELPPMRLTIPVDDYIVDYSEDPDRDYYEFLSEPPVERVERVYTIDEVRNSARLRDKVRRIDLDTIHFATGSAEVSMSQAKTLRTVADAMQKVLDKDPGETFFIEGHTDAVGSDRSNLVLSDERAESVAVLLTEVYGIPAENLVTQGYGERFLKVRTEEPEEENRRVTIRRVTPLVRPVAQR, encoded by the coding sequence GTGCGCAAGAAGCACAAACAGCAGATTGAGGAGCAGCAGCCGGCCGCAGAGGAAGGCACTCCTCAGCAGGCCGAGGAGCAGCCGGTACCGGTCCCCAGGAAGCGCAAGCAGCAGGCTGAAGGGCGGCAACCCGAGGAGCAGAAGGCCCTCGAACAGCGTGCTGCACCGCAAGGCGAAACCACAGCCGACCAACAGGCCGGCGAGGATGAGTTGCTGCCGGTTCCGGGGAGCGAACAACCCGCAACGGCCGAGCAGCGCCAGGGTGAGGAGCTGCAGGCCAAGCCCGCTCCGATCGTCGTCGACAAGCGCACGAAGGAAGAGAAGCGCAAGATCGCCGAGGACCCGGCGGCGACCGACGAAACCGTGGTGCTTCCGGTCGAGAATGGCGCGGCGGTGCTCGACAGCGACAAGGACGCCGACAATTCCGGGGGCAACCCGGCGCGCGAGGCTCGGCGCAAGCAGCGCGAGGCGCTGCGCAGCCAGGATCAGAACCTAGCGCCGCCGGCAGACGATGCCGCAGCTCAGGCTGAGATTCCGGCAGAGGTGCGCCAGGCTGTGCCGCAGAGGATCGAGGCTGCGATCAAGGAAGAAGGACGACGCATCGAAGCGGCGCCGGTCTTCGCGGTTCCTGAGACGACCAACATCATCAACAACACGGTCGTCAATAACACGGTGATCAACAACACGACGGTCAACAATACCACCAACCATGACGTGACCGAGGTGCAGGTGGTCGAGAGGCTCGACGATCGCGTTGTCCTTGGCGTCGGCGATCAGATCTTCGTGCGTGGCGATGATCGTCCGCGTCTGCGCCATGATGCGCAGGAGGCCTACTACGACGAGCTTCCGCGCGGCCGCGTTCGCGAAACGATCGTCCGTCCTGGCGGCTACCGCATCGTCACTGTTTACGACCGTTACGGCGACATCTTGCAGCGCTCGCGGGTCGACGGCGACGGAAACGAATATGTGCTGATGTATGCGCCGGAGTATCAGGAGGATCGGCGTCCGGCGATCGTCGATGTCGGCTACGAACTGCCGCCGATGCGTCTGACGATCCCGGTCGACGACTACATTGTCGATTACTCGGAGGATCCGGATCGGGACTACTACGAATTCCTGTCCGAGCCGCCAGTCGAACGCGTCGAGCGGGTCTACACGATCGATGAAGTCCGCAACTCAGCCCGCCTCCGTGACAAGGTCCGGCGCATCGATCTCGACACGATCCACTTCGCGACAGGGAGTGCCGAAGTCTCGATGTCGCAGGCAAAAACACTGCGAACGGTTGCTGACGCAATGCAGAAGGTTCTGGACAAGGATCCCGGTGAAACCTTCTTCATCGAGGGGCATACGGACGCTGTCGGCTCTGACCGCTCGAACCTGGTCCTCTCCGATGAACGTGCGGAGTCCGTGGCAGTCCTCCTGACCGAGGTCTATGGCATCCCGGCGGAAAACCTCGTCACGCAGGGCTATGGGGAGCGCTTCCTGAAAGTCCGTACGGAGGAACCTGAGGAAGAAAACCGCCGCGTGACCATCCGACGCGTGACGCCGCTGGTGCGTCCGGTCGCGCAACGGTAA
- a CDS encoding helix-turn-helix domain-containing protein, producing MAIGKLYIGRKVRELREVNKATQGQFAERIGISTSYLNQIENNQRPVSAAVLLALAEKFQIDIAELSTGEGDRLLSALSEALSDPLFETYSASLQELKLVAQNAPGLAHALITCHQAYRRNSEQLASIDDTIGRGAPFVETTPYEEVRDFFHFVDNYIHEIDLLAERLAGELGLGEGDNHAALASFLEQRHGVRVVRGNAGDEAIRRFDPRARILTLNPYAPAATRDFQIALQIAQLHAREEIDRVAGSAGFRTEEAYEICRIGLQNYFAGALILPYQAFSKAARDLRHDIELLAARFGASLEQVCHRLSTLQRPGQKGIPIFFARIDRAGNITKRHSAAKLQFARFGAACPLWNVHQAFETPGRIIRQLAETPDGVRYLCLATQITKGGGGFRAAQPRYALALGCEVSYADAFVYADDMDLGNRAAFDPIGISCRICERTKCASRAVPPLKRRLIVDHDLRGALPYRLSES from the coding sequence ATGGCGATAGGCAAGCTCTATATCGGCCGCAAGGTCAGGGAATTGCGAGAAGTGAACAAGGCGACACAGGGCCAGTTTGCCGAGCGCATCGGCATCTCCACCAGCTATCTCAACCAGATCGAGAACAACCAGCGGCCGGTCTCTGCCGCCGTGCTTCTGGCGCTTGCCGAAAAATTCCAGATCGATATCGCCGAACTTTCGACCGGGGAGGGCGATCGGCTGCTCTCGGCGCTTTCCGAGGCGCTCAGCGATCCGCTGTTCGAGACCTATTCGGCGAGCCTGCAGGAACTGAAGCTCGTCGCCCAGAATGCGCCGGGGCTGGCGCATGCGCTGATCACCTGCCACCAGGCCTATCGCCGCAACAGCGAGCAGTTGGCGAGCATCGACGACACGATCGGCCGCGGCGCGCCCTTCGTCGAAACCACCCCCTATGAAGAGGTGCGCGACTTCTTCCATTTCGTCGACAACTACATCCATGAGATCGATCTGCTTGCCGAGCGGCTGGCCGGCGAACTCGGGCTCGGCGAGGGCGACAATCACGCAGCACTTGCAAGCTTTCTGGAGCAGCGCCACGGGGTGCGGGTCGTGCGCGGCAATGCGGGTGACGAGGCGATCCGGCGCTTCGATCCGCGTGCCCGCATCCTGACGCTGAACCCTTATGCGCCGGCGGCGACGCGCGACTTCCAGATCGCCCTGCAGATCGCCCAGCTTCATGCCCGCGAGGAGATCGACCGCGTGGCCGGCAGCGCCGGTTTCCGCACGGAGGAGGCCTATGAGATCTGTCGGATCGGATTGCAGAATTATTTCGCCGGGGCGCTGATCCTGCCCTATCAGGCCTTCTCGAAGGCAGCTCGCGACCTGAGGCACGATATCGAGCTGCTTGCCGCCCGTTTCGGCGCCTCGCTGGAACAGGTCTGCCACCGCCTCTCGACGCTGCAACGGCCGGGACAGAAGGGCATCCCGATCTTCTTTGCCCGCATCGATCGCGCCGGCAACATCACCAAGCGCCATAGTGCTGCGAAGCTGCAATTCGCCCGCTTCGGCGCCGCCTGTCCGCTCTGGAACGTCCATCAGGCTTTCGAAACGCCAGGCCGGATCATCCGCCAACTGGCCGAGACGCCGGATGGAGTGCGTTACCTCTGTCTCGCCACCCAGATCACCAAGGGCGGCGGCGGTTTCCGCGCCGCTCAGCCGCGCTACGCTCTGGCGCTCGGTTGTGAGGTCTCATACGCCGACGCCTTCGTCTATGCGGACGACATGGATCTCGGCAACCGCGCCGCCTTCGATCCGATCGGTATTTCCTGCCGTATCTGCGAGCGGACGAAATGCGCGAGCCGTGCAGTGCCGCCTTTGAAGCGTCGCCTGATTGTGGATCATGACTTACGCGGCGCTCTGCCGTATCGTCTGAGCGAGAGTTGA
- a CDS encoding acyl-CoA carboxylase subunit beta — protein sequence MRAILEQVEARRAEARAGGGQRRIDAQHGKGKLTARERIEVLLDEGSFEEYDMYVTHRCVDFGMAEQTVAGDGVVTGWGTINGRQVYVFSQDFTVLGGSLSETHAQKICKIMDMAVRNGAPVIGLNDSGGARIQEGVASLAGYAEVFRRNAEASGVIPQISVIMGPCAGGAVYSPAMTDFIFMVRDSSYMFVTGPDVVKTVTNEIVTAEELGGARTHTSKSSVADGAYENDIEALEATRLLFDFLPLNNREKPPVRPFHDDPSRLEMRLDSLIPDSATKPYDMKELILALADEGDFFELQQSFARNIITGFIRMEGQTVGVVANQPMVLAGCLDIDSSRKAARFVRFCDAFSIPILTLVDVPGFLPGTAQEYGGVIKHGAKLLFAYSQATVPMVTLITRKAYGGAYDVMASKHIGADVNYAWPTAEIAVMGAKGATEILYRSELGDPEKIAARTKEYEERFANPFVAAERGFIDEVIMPHSSRRRIARAFASLRNKKVDLRWRKHDTIPL from the coding sequence ATGCGCGCCATACTAGAACAGGTCGAAGCCCGCCGGGCGGAAGCAAGAGCCGGCGGCGGCCAGCGACGGATCGATGCCCAGCACGGCAAGGGCAAGCTGACGGCGCGCGAACGCATCGAGGTCTTGCTCGATGAAGGCTCGTTCGAAGAATACGACATGTATGTCACCCACCGCTGCGTCGACTTCGGCATGGCGGAACAGACGGTCGCCGGCGATGGCGTGGTGACCGGCTGGGGCACGATCAACGGCCGCCAGGTCTATGTCTTCTCCCAGGACTTCACCGTGCTCGGTGGATCGCTGTCGGAAACCCATGCACAGAAGATCTGCAAGATCATGGATATGGCGGTCAGAAACGGCGCGCCGGTCATCGGCCTCAACGATAGTGGCGGCGCCCGCATCCAGGAAGGCGTGGCTTCGCTTGCCGGCTACGCCGAGGTCTTCCGCCGCAATGCCGAGGCTTCCGGCGTCATTCCCCAGATCTCGGTGATCATGGGCCCTTGCGCCGGAGGTGCGGTCTACTCGCCGGCGATGACCGACTTCATCTTCATGGTCCGTGATAGTTCCTACATGTTCGTGACCGGCCCCGACGTCGTAAAGACAGTGACAAACGAGATCGTCACGGCCGAAGAACTCGGCGGCGCCCGCACGCACACATCGAAGTCTTCAGTTGCCGACGGTGCTTACGAAAACGACATCGAAGCGCTGGAGGCGACCCGGCTGCTTTTCGATTTCCTGCCGCTCAACAACCGCGAGAAGCCGCCGGTCCGCCCGTTCCACGACGATCCGTCACGGCTCGAAATGCGGCTCGACAGCCTGATTCCCGACAGCGCCACCAAGCCCTACGACATGAAGGAATTGATCCTGGCGCTTGCCGACGAAGGCGACTTCTTCGAATTGCAGCAGAGCTTTGCCCGCAACATCATCACCGGCTTCATCCGCATGGAGGGCCAGACGGTCGGCGTCGTTGCCAACCAGCCGATGGTGCTCGCCGGCTGCCTCGACATCGACAGTTCGCGCAAGGCCGCGCGGTTCGTGCGCTTCTGCGATGCCTTCTCTATTCCGATCCTGACGCTGGTCGACGTGCCCGGATTCCTGCCGGGCACCGCGCAGGAGTACGGCGGCGTCATCAAGCATGGCGCCAAGCTGCTCTTTGCCTATAGCCAGGCAACCGTACCGATGGTGACACTGATCACCCGCAAGGCCTATGGCGGTGCCTATGACGTCATGGCCTCGAAGCATATCGGCGCCGATGTCAACTATGCCTGGCCGACCGCCGAGATCGCCGTCATGGGTGCCAAGGGCGCGACCGAGATCCTCTATCGCTCGGAACTCGGCGACCCCGAGAAGATCGCCGCGCGCACGAAGGAATACGAGGAGCGCTTCGCCAACCCGTTCGTGGCTGCTGAGCGCGGCTTCATCGACGAGGTGATCATGCCGCATTCGTCGCGCCGCCGTATCGCCCGCGCCTTCGCCTCGCTGCGCAACAAGAAGGTCGATCTGCGCTGGCGCAAGCACGACACGATCCCGCTCTGA
- a CDS encoding adenylate/guanylate cyclase domain-containing protein: protein MDRKLAAILSADVAGFSRLAALDEEGTLAALNVCRNRIAEAVKEHGGRIFNTAGDGFVAEFPSAVQAVRCSVEIQRRLFSASNDRPTDRRLEFRIGINLGDVVVAGEDLLGDGVNIAARVQEIAAPSGICISASVREHLDGKVAFPLTSLGERTLKNIPRPIFVFQVDWQQETPVEGGTALAPPFAARRGKDQPSIVVMPFDNLSGRGDEYFVDGVVEEITAALSCVRNFFVIARQSAFTYKGRFVDVREVGRELGVNYVVEGTVRRGGDRLRISVQLVDAETRTQFWSDRYEGAIEDMFEFQDRIAAQVAGAIHPAIRDAEIELARRRPPTSLRAYDFVMRAYPNLWGRRKDTNNQAIELLRQAIAVDPGYGRAHALLAWCHAANASYLWTEQPEQELEKARAAVEAVGSISDDPTALTAAGAATSICGDLERATTFIEKALALDPNNAWAWARLGWLAIYKDEAAYATERFQRAMTLSPRDPLAFNMKLGMAFSLAMEGHLSQALAIAHEVVNTYPDVTWSYRHLAAWSAMSGDLETARWAAGKLLAAEPGFTIDRYRALPWFQNIPRWQDQMAEGLRKAGLPEH, encoded by the coding sequence GTGGATCGAAAGCTCGCAGCCATCCTTTCAGCCGATGTTGCCGGCTTCAGTCGCCTTGCGGCGCTGGACGAGGAAGGTACGCTCGCGGCACTCAATGTGTGCCGCAACAGGATTGCCGAAGCTGTGAAGGAGCATGGCGGCCGTATCTTCAATACTGCCGGTGACGGCTTTGTCGCCGAGTTTCCAAGCGCTGTCCAGGCCGTACGGTGCTCGGTCGAAATCCAGCGTCGTCTTTTTAGTGCCTCAAATGACCGCCCGACCGATCGCCGCCTGGAGTTCCGCATCGGCATCAACCTCGGTGACGTGGTTGTGGCGGGAGAAGATCTGCTCGGCGACGGCGTCAATATCGCAGCACGCGTACAGGAGATCGCCGCTCCGTCGGGCATCTGCATTTCCGCATCGGTTCGCGAGCACCTCGATGGGAAAGTGGCGTTCCCGCTGACCAGCCTTGGCGAGCGCACCTTGAAGAACATCCCGCGGCCAATTTTCGTCTTTCAGGTCGATTGGCAGCAAGAGACGCCTGTCGAAGGCGGCACTGCGCTCGCGCCACCATTTGCCGCCCGTCGTGGCAAGGACCAGCCATCGATCGTCGTCATGCCATTCGACAACCTTAGCGGGCGGGGCGACGAATACTTCGTCGACGGCGTTGTAGAGGAGATCACCGCAGCACTCTCGTGCGTCCGGAATTTCTTCGTCATCGCGCGACAGTCCGCGTTCACCTACAAGGGGCGCTTCGTCGACGTGCGTGAGGTCGGCAGGGAACTCGGCGTCAACTATGTGGTCGAGGGCACTGTTCGCCGAGGCGGTGACCGACTGCGCATTTCGGTGCAATTGGTCGATGCGGAGACAAGGACCCAGTTCTGGTCCGACCGCTACGAGGGTGCAATCGAAGATATGTTCGAGTTCCAGGATCGGATCGCGGCGCAGGTGGCAGGCGCCATTCACCCGGCGATCCGCGATGCCGAGATCGAACTGGCCAGGCGGAGGCCGCCGACCAGTCTCAGGGCCTATGACTTCGTCATGCGCGCCTACCCGAACCTCTGGGGCCGCCGCAAGGATACCAACAACCAAGCGATCGAACTGCTTCGACAAGCGATCGCTGTCGATCCGGGCTATGGCCGCGCGCATGCACTTCTGGCGTGGTGCCACGCCGCGAACGCCTCGTACCTGTGGACCGAACAGCCGGAACAAGAGTTGGAAAAGGCGCGCGCCGCTGTTGAGGCTGTAGGCTCGATCAGCGACGATCCGACCGCCCTGACTGCTGCCGGTGCGGCCACGAGCATCTGCGGCGACCTGGAGCGCGCGACCACCTTTATCGAAAAGGCGCTTGCGCTTGATCCAAACAATGCCTGGGCATGGGCGCGCCTGGGGTGGCTCGCGATCTACAAGGACGAGGCGGCTTACGCGACGGAACGTTTCCAGCGGGCGATGACCTTAAGTCCAAGAGACCCGCTCGCATTCAACATGAAATTGGGGATGGCCTTTTCCTTGGCTATGGAAGGGCATCTTTCACAGGCGCTTGCGATAGCCCACGAGGTCGTCAACACCTATCCCGACGTGACATGGTCCTACCGTCATCTCGCTGCCTGGTCAGCGATGAGCGGAGACTTGGAAACTGCCCGATGGGCTGCCGGGAAGCTATTGGCGGCCGAGCCAGGTTTTACGATCGACCGATATCGAGCGCTTCCCTGGTTTCAAAACATCCCGCGGTGGCAAGACCAAATGGCCGAGGGGCTGCGCAAGGCGGGACTGCCTGAACACTGA